A stretch of Ipomoea triloba cultivar NCNSP0323 chromosome 13, ASM357664v1 DNA encodes these proteins:
- the LOC116002318 gene encoding purine permease 3-like yields the protein METSEDRSTVWRKFILFLNCILLGIGNCGGALISRLYFLRGGTRIWFSSWLVTAAWPITLIPLTAAYILRRRRRQTPTAKPFFITPKVFTSSAAIGVLTGLDDYLYAYGVAKLPISTEALIIATHLGFTAGFAFLLVKQKFTAYSVNAIVLLTMGAGVLAFGASSDRPNGESNKEYILGFVLTLLAALLYGFVLPWIELVYKQAKQAITYTLVLEIQLVMCFFSTAFCTIGMIINKDFQAIPKEASGFEMGEAKYYVVVIWSAILWQFFFIGAVGVICYGSSLLSGIVIASLLSVTEVLGVVFYGEKFHAVKGISFALSLWGFVSYFYGEFKSSKTSKTINQNQNLEAQVTQTHTLPA from the exons ATGGAAACCTCTGAGGATAGGTCCACCGTGTGGAGAAAATTCATCCTCTTCCTCAACTGCATACTACTAGGCATAGGAAACTGCGGCGGCGCTCTCATCTCGCGCCTCTACTTCCTCCGCGGCGGCACCCGGATATGGTTCTCAAGCTGGCTAGTAACCGCCGCCTGGCCCATCACTCTAATCCCTCTAACCGCCGCATATattctccgccgccgccgccgtcaaACCCCAACCGCAAAGCCCTTCTTCATAACCCCCAAGGTATTCACCTCATCCGCCGCCATAGGCGTCCTCACCGGCCTCGACGACTACCTCTACGCCTACGGCGTGGCCAAGCTCCCCATCTCCACCGAGGCCCTCATCATAGCCACCCACCTCGGCTTCACCGCCGGGTTCGCGTTTCTGCTGGTGAAGCAGAAGTTCACGGCCTACTCGGTCAACGCGATTGTGCTGTTGACCATGGGCGCCGGGGTTTTGGCGTTCGGGGCGAGCAGTGACCGGCCGAACGGGGAGTCGAACAAGGAGTATATTCTGGGGTTTGTTCTCACGCTTTTGGCGGCGCTTTTGTACGGGTTTGTTCTGCCGTGGATAGAGTTGGTGTACAAGCAGGCAAAGCAGGCGATTACCTATACGTTGGTTCTGGAGATCCAGTTGGTGATGTGTTTCTTTTCTACGGCTTTTTGTACCATTGGCATGATTATAAACAAGGATTTCCAG GCAATTCCAAAGGAGGCAAGTGGATTCGAAATGGGAGAAGCGAAATACTATGTGGTGGTAATATGGAGTGCAATCCTTTGGCAATTCTTTTTCATCGGAGCCGTTGGTGTAATATGCTACGGTTCATCATTGTTGTCCGGCATTGTAATCGCCTCTTTGCTTTCCGTCACGGAGGTGCTAGGCGTCGTCTTCTACGGCGAAAAATTCCATGCCGTGAAGGGTATTTCTTTTGCCCTCTCTCTATGGGGGTTCGTCTCCTATTTCTATGGAGAGTTTAAAAGTAGCAAGACTAGTAAGACCAtcaaccaaaatcaaaatcTAGAGGCTCAAGTAACCCAAACTCATACCCTTCCTGCGTAA
- the LOC116002441 gene encoding RPM1-interacting protein 4-like isoform X1, which translates to MAQQHSPIPTFGNWESEGDVPYTVYFENTRKTKKGSKMNPKNLQEDSEAEPKGHKRRDAPRPNHGHHTGKDDAVLNRSTGSPRHQHGVKLQNEKLESEQKRQEALQTRHVRQLNQDEGYLRNTDSSLRNANAARKTPFESPQHLYGGLSAGDTTKKASRQSMESDHSNEHSPLHPHFNVRTGVKGGGVSSPSWERKGSSEGGHGVAPFTPGRSRLRSITKGDDTPDHGLAVPKFGDWDETDPASAEEYTQVFEKVREEKQSGAEKVPSMPTEPSYSNSEKRYGNGNSKGCSCFSWIRS; encoded by the exons ATGGCA CAGCAGCATTCACCAATCCCAACTTTTGGCAACTGGGAAAGTGAAGGAGATGTCCCCTACACTgtctattttgaaaatactagaaaaactaaaaaaggtTCCAAGATGAATCCTAAAAATCTGCAAGAAGATTCTGAAGCAGAACCTAAAGGTCATAAGAGACGGGATGCTCCAAGGCCAAACCATGGGCACCACACTGGCAAGGATGATGCCGTGTTAAATAGATCAACTGGCTCACCTCGTCATCAACATGGCGTAAAATTGCAAAATGAGAAATTAGAATCTGAACAAAAGAGACAAGAGGCATTGCAAACAAGGCATGTGCGGCAGCTGAATCAAGATGAAGGATACTTGAGAAATACTGATTCTTCCCTTCGTAATGCAAATGCTGCAAGAAAAACTCCTTTTGAGTCGCCTCAACATCTTTATGGGGGCTTAAGTGCCGGTGATACCACAAAGAAAGCCTCCCGTCAGAGTATGGAGTCTGACCACAGCAATGAACATTCACCACTGCACCCTCATTTCAATGTAAGGACTGGAGTGAAAGGAGGTGGAGTTTCCTCTCCTTCGTGGGAAAGAAAGGGTTCATCTGAAGGTGGCCATGGTGTAGCTCCCTTCACCCCTGGAAGATCCCGGTTGAGATCAATTACAAAAGGTGATGACACG CCTGATCATGGTCTTGCTGTTCCCAAATTTGGTGATTGGGATGAAACTGATCCTGCATCAGCGGAAGAGTATACTCAAGTATTTGAGAAGGTACGGGAGGAAAAGCAGAGTGGGGCAGAAAAGGTACCTAGTATGCCAACTGAACCATCTTATTCAAACAGTGAGAAGCGATATGGAAATGGAAATAGTAAG GGGTGTTCATGCTTTTCGTGGATTAGAAGCTAA
- the LOC116002319 gene encoding purine permease 3-like: MEATTMWRRLVLLLSCVMLCIGNCGGPLITRLYFLRGGNRIWFVSWLITGGWPLTFILLAAAYAFRRTTQGPTAKLLFIPPKLIVPAAILGALTGLDDYLYSYGLSKLPVSTSALLIISQLAFAAGFAFLLVKQRFTAYSVNAIVLLTMGAGVLATGANTDRPNGESNREYILGFVLTLLAAFMYGFIMPCIELVYKQAKQAITYTLVLEIQLVMGFFAAAFCLIGMLINKDFQAISREANEFEMGKAKYYVVVIWTSILWQCFYVGAAGVICYGSSLLSAVLSAVLRSVTEVLAVVFYAEKFHSEKGICLALSLWGLTSYFYGDFKKSKTKKTNSQNQIPEAQMAQTQSLPI; the protein is encoded by the exons ATGGAAGCAACTACCATGTGGAGAAGATTGGTGCTCCTCCTCAGCTGCGTAATGCTATGCATAGGAAACTGCGGCGGCCCTCTCATCACGCGCCTCTACTTCCTCCGCGGCGGCAACCGTATTTGGTTCGTAAGCTGGCTAATCACCGGCGGCTGGCCCCTCACTTTTATCCTCCTAGCCGCCGCGTACGCTTTCCGCCGCACAACCCAGGGCCCCACCGCAAAGCTCTTATTTATACCCCCGAAGCTGATCGTCCCCGCCGCCATCCTCGGCGCGCTCACCGGCCTCGACGATTATCTCTACTCCTACGGCCTGTCCAAGCTCCCCGTCTCCACCTCTGCCCTCCTCATTATCTCCCAGCTCGCCTTCGCCGCCGGGTTCGCGTTCCTGCTGGTCAAGCAGAGGTTCACGGCCTACTCGGTCAACGCCATCGTGCTGTTGACCATGGGCGCCGGCGTTTTGGCCACCGGCGCCAACACTGACCGCCCCAACGGCGAGTCCAACCGGGAGTATATTCTGGGGTTTGTTCTCACGCTTTTAGCCGCGTTTATGTATGGGTTTATTATGCCATGCATAGAATTAGTGTACAAGCAGGCAAAGCAAGCTATTACCTATACCTTGGTTTTGGAGATCCAGTTGGTTATGGGTTTCTTTGCCGCCGCTTTTTGTCTCATTGGGATGCTCATAAACAAGGATTTCCAG GCAATTTCAAGGGAGGCAAATGAATTCGAAATGGGGAAAGCGAAATACTATGTGGTGGTAATATGGACTTCCATCCTTTGGCAGTGCTTTTACGTGGGAGCCGCCGGTGTGATATGCTACGGTTCCTCGTTGTTGTCGGCCGTCTTAAGCGCCGTTTTACGTTCCGTGACGGAGGTGCTCGCCGTCGTCTTCTACGCCGAGAAATTCCACTCCGAGAAGGGTATCTGTCTAGCCCTCTCTCTTTGGGGGTTAACCTCCTATTTTTATGGAGATTTTAAAAAAAGCAAGACCAAAAAGACCAACAGCCAAAATCAAATCCCAGAGGCTCAAATGGCCCAAACGCAAAGCCTTCCTATATAG
- the LOC116002441 gene encoding RPM1-interacting protein 4-like isoform X2, which produces MAQHSPIPTFGNWESEGDVPYTVYFENTRKTKKGSKMNPKNLQEDSEAEPKGHKRRDAPRPNHGHHTGKDDAVLNRSTGSPRHQHGVKLQNEKLESEQKRQEALQTRHVRQLNQDEGYLRNTDSSLRNANAARKTPFESPQHLYGGLSAGDTTKKASRQSMESDHSNEHSPLHPHFNVRTGVKGGGVSSPSWERKGSSEGGHGVAPFTPGRSRLRSITKGDDTPDHGLAVPKFGDWDETDPASAEEYTQVFEKVREEKQSGAEKVPSMPTEPSYSNSEKRYGNGNSKGCSCFSWIRS; this is translated from the exons ATGGCA CAGCATTCACCAATCCCAACTTTTGGCAACTGGGAAAGTGAAGGAGATGTCCCCTACACTgtctattttgaaaatactagaaaaactaaaaaaggtTCCAAGATGAATCCTAAAAATCTGCAAGAAGATTCTGAAGCAGAACCTAAAGGTCATAAGAGACGGGATGCTCCAAGGCCAAACCATGGGCACCACACTGGCAAGGATGATGCCGTGTTAAATAGATCAACTGGCTCACCTCGTCATCAACATGGCGTAAAATTGCAAAATGAGAAATTAGAATCTGAACAAAAGAGACAAGAGGCATTGCAAACAAGGCATGTGCGGCAGCTGAATCAAGATGAAGGATACTTGAGAAATACTGATTCTTCCCTTCGTAATGCAAATGCTGCAAGAAAAACTCCTTTTGAGTCGCCTCAACATCTTTATGGGGGCTTAAGTGCCGGTGATACCACAAAGAAAGCCTCCCGTCAGAGTATGGAGTCTGACCACAGCAATGAACATTCACCACTGCACCCTCATTTCAATGTAAGGACTGGAGTGAAAGGAGGTGGAGTTTCCTCTCCTTCGTGGGAAAGAAAGGGTTCATCTGAAGGTGGCCATGGTGTAGCTCCCTTCACCCCTGGAAGATCCCGGTTGAGATCAATTACAAAAGGTGATGACACG CCTGATCATGGTCTTGCTGTTCCCAAATTTGGTGATTGGGATGAAACTGATCCTGCATCAGCGGAAGAGTATACTCAAGTATTTGAGAAGGTACGGGAGGAAAAGCAGAGTGGGGCAGAAAAGGTACCTAGTATGCCAACTGAACCATCTTATTCAAACAGTGAGAAGCGATATGGAAATGGAAATAGTAAG GGGTGTTCATGCTTTTCGTGGATTAGAAGCTAA
- the LOC116002626 gene encoding purine permease 3-like: protein METTEGRSTKWRRFMLVLNCVILSIGNCGGPLISRLYFLRGGNRIWFTSWLVTGAWPLTFIPLAAAYAFRRSTEGPTTKLFFITPKLFASAAAIGVFTGLDDYLYTYGVAKLPVSTSALLIATQLAFTAGFAFLLVKQKFTAYSVNAIVLLTMGAGVLAFGASSDRPNGESNKEYILGFILTLLAALLYGFILPWIELVYKQAKQAITYTLVLEIQLVMCFAATAFCTVGMIINKDFQAISREANEFEMGKAKYYVVVIWTAILWQCFYVGAVGVICYGSSLLSAVIIAVLLSVTEVLGVVFYGEKFESQKGISLALSLWGMVSYFYGDFKISRKTNKTINQNQNPEAQMAQSQTLPM, encoded by the exons ATGGAAACAACTGAGGGTAGGTCTACCAAGTGGAGAAGATTCATGCTCGTCCTCAACTGCGTAATCCTAAGCATAGGAAACTGCGGCGGCCCTCTCATCTCCCGCCTCTACTTCCTCCGCGGCGGCAACCGGATTTGGTTCACAAGCTGGCTAGTCACCGGCGCCTGGCCGCTCACTTTCATCCCCTTAGCCGCCGCCTACGCTTTCCGCCGCTCAACGGAAGGCCCCACCACAAAGCTCTTCTTCATAACCCCTAAGCTCTTCGCCTCCGCGGCCGCCATCGGCGTTTTCACCGGCCTCGACGACTATCTCTACACCTACGGCGTGGCCAAGCTCCCCGTCTCCACCTCCGCCCTCCTCATCGCCACCCAGCTCGCCTTCACCGCCGGATTCGCGTTTTTGCTGGTGAAGCAGAAGTTCACGGCCTACTCGGTCAACGCGATCGTGCTGTTGACCATGGGGGCCGGGGTTTTGGCGTTCGGGGCGAGCAGTGACCGGCCGAACGGGGAGTCGAATAAGGAGTATATTCTGGGGTTTATTCTCACGCTTTTGGCGGCGCTTTTGTATGGGTTTATTCTGCCATGGATTGAGTTGGTGTACAAGCAGGCAAAGCAGGCGATCACTTATACGTTGGTTTTGGAGATCCAGTTGGTGATGTGTTTCGCTGCTACTGCTTTTTGTACCGTTGGCATGATTATAAACAAGGATTTCCAG GCAATTTCAAGGGAGGCAAATGAATTCGAAATGGGAAAAGCGAAATACTATGTGGTGGTAATATGGACTGCCATCCTTTGGCAGTGCTTTTACGTGGGAGCCGTTGGTGTGATATGTTACGGTTCCTCGTTGTTGTCGGCCGTCATAATCGCCGTCTTACTTTCCGTCACGGAGGTGTTAGGCGTTGTCTTCTACGGCGAAAAATTCGAATCTCAGAAGGGTATCTCTCTAGCCCTCTCTCTTTGGGGGATGGTCTCCTATTTCTATGGAGATTTTAAAATTAGCCGCAAGACCAACAAGACCATCAACCAAAATCAAAACCCAGAGGCTCAAATGGCCCAATCGCAAACCCTTCCTATGTAA
- the LOC116001383 gene encoding uncharacterized protein LOC116001383, giving the protein MEATVGAVLYSPTGSFAAAFSMRLPDCSSPLLAKAMACKEALSWVRNRGVLSVVLHTDCSDLQRLLASSRVHLFSYIAYPIDSARSLMSLFNSCSVELIPRTANLGAHTLATLAFSQVNAMCWDSVPPAVISDFI; this is encoded by the coding sequence ATGGAGGCGACGGTTGGTGCAGTCCTTTACTCCCCTACCGGCAGTTTTGCGGCTGCTTTTAGCATGAGGCTTCCAGATTGTTCATCACCTTTGTTAGCTAAGGCTATGGCTTGCAAGGAGGCACTCTCGTGGGTCAGAAATCGGGGTGTTTTATCTGTGGTTCTACACACTGATTGCTCGGACCTTCAACGCTTGCTAGCATCATCTCGTGTTCATCTCTTCTCTTATATTGCCTATCCTATTGATTCTGCTAGGTCTCTCATGTCTTTGTTTAATAGTTGTTCTGTCGAACTAATTCCTAGAACAGCTAATCTGGGAGCACATACTCTAGCTACTTTAGCTTTTTCCCAGGTTAACGCTATGTGTTGGGACTCTGTCCCGCCTGCTGTTAtttctgattttatttaa